AGGGTGAAACATTTAACAATACTTTATGCCGTAACTGAAAATGAGAAAATAAGTTTAATGGTTCAAATGGAGCCACATCATAACCAGCAACTTGCTACGCTCTGAAAAACAGCTAGCTtttagctagctatcaggaatgACTGTCAAAAGCCAGGAATAAAATGTACAAATATCTTAATTTAGAAAACACACAGTGTACCAggctggttaatgtttttgcattgTCAATTTTAAAAGAAACGGTAGGTTCACACTTACCGTACCTGTTACTGTACGATGCCATTCAAGTTGGGGTGTCTCGCCAAACCAAAAGGTCCTCCTTTCCCTTTCATCGAAGACGCGTCCTTGAGCACACACCTAATATTTTTGGGTAGGTGTGATCTTGTTTGTTCAAGTTGAAGTTTATACTGATTCAAATTGGGTAAAGAGAGTTCATTTTCACCAATTTAATACAGTTCACTTGCTTACCTAAGTACTTTTAGTATAACTGATATGGATCATAATTACTACGCACAATAATCATGTTTTCATAGTGTAGTTACATAGTATTCATAGTCCAACTTTTCAGCGCATAACAGCCGACGTGAGTCGACGGATTGCCAACTAACGGCTCTCGGCAGCCCTAATCGTATATTCCGATGCCTCAGGTGATCTGGAGATGGTGGACGATATCTCCTCGAGCTGTGTACAGGCTTTCGAAGCCCGGTCAACTCATCATGTCACATGAGGACTTCCTGGATGACAGCAAATTACAAAGTAAGCGTCTagaacaggggtctccaaagcGGTCCGGGTctttgttcctaccgatcgagcGCGGACCGTCCAACcggtgaggtttctgctaaaacgagCGGCGCCTGACCGATGACACTCTGAAGACACCGGATTGGCGAAGACTTTGGCGTCGTCTCGTTTTGTCGGAACCAAATCCCGTACCCGCGGCCCTAGTTTGGAGACCTCCGGTCTAGAAAGTCCACGCgggcttaaaaaaaagtcatttgtctTGTCGGCAGATGATCTGGGCATGATCTTTGGCCGCGGCGCCTTGAAGTACACCAAGGCTCTATGCCAAGGCCATTTCGATTACCTGGAACGTCTCCCCGACTCCTTACTTCTGCAGATCGTCAACTATCTGGAGCTGGAAGACGTGGGTCAACTGGGACGAACTTCGCGTAGGTTCCGGCAGGTGAGCGCTCCGGACGTACGCCGGGAGGGGGGGGGCGCCTTCGACGGCCGCGGTCACTGTCAACCGACCGTCTTCCTCAGCTGTGCGGTTCCGAGGAGTTCTGGGAGCAGGCGGTGCGGCGATGCTGCAAAACGGTTTCCCCCGAAGTAGCCGCCCTGGCGCGAGAGGTGGGTTGGCGCAACATTTTTTTCACCAACAAGTTGCAGCTGCAGAAGCTGATCGGCCGCCGGAGGCTGAGGGCCGAAGAGGAGAAGGCCGAGCACGGGAAAAGGCCGAGCGAGACGGCTcgttccgacctcaaagcgcCGGCCGCCGTGGAGCGCACCATGGAGGGATGAAACCGGCGAGTGCGGCTTCAAAATGCCTTTTTGTCGCTCTCCCTCCCTTATTTGATTTCGGTGTGTCGAGCGGTTCCGTTTAAAGAgccgttttggtttttttttttcaatccggCGCGCTGCTTAAATGCTCGTCCGAAATGAACACGCCAGCCGTACCTTACGACGAGAAGCTTAATGCGTCGTCGTCataggaattaaaaaaaaaaaaattgttgtccCTTCCTTCTGTTGTTTGCAATTTGGCCTCTAGGGGCAGTCATGAGGGCAGTTTGGCTACTACCCAAGTCATTCAGTAAATTTGTTATTCTTCACAGTGGATAAAGAATATCAGCCTGCATGGTTTCTGCCAAATAAATCATTTTGCCTTGACTAAAATTGCATATTTTCTTTTAACGCTGGtcagacatttttttcccctcaaccaACAAATGGAATACTAGTACTATATCTGGCTGTCAATGTTTTCGCCACTTAGTATAAATTCACGTTTTTATACGATGAGATGATTTGACAGtgctttttaaatttaagaagGTGGGAGCCTTTGCTTGCttgcccattttttttcttgaatggGGAACAAATATTCATGCTGTTTATTGTTGCTTccctttgaccttttgaccctcTTTTGTTTCATGATCAAAATGTACCTGGTATTTGGAGGTGTTACACTGATCCCTGGTGGCCAAGGAATGTACACCAGATTGCCGTACAGATTTTCTTTTGGAATTGTGgtaataatactgtattgttCAACAGTCCTGGGATGATCATTGTGACCAATGCATTTGAAGTGGGTGGGAGCGATTAATCATCggccgcccgcccgcccgccgcaGAACACCGGCCCTTTCGCGCCGAATCGTCTTCAGTGGCAGCCAGCGAGTTAACTAAGCTTACGTTGCTGCACGTAATCA
The DNA window shown above is from Corythoichthys intestinalis isolate RoL2023-P3 chromosome 14, ASM3026506v1, whole genome shotgun sequence and carries:
- the fbxo36b gene encoding F-box only protein 36b, with amino-acid sequence MASLLTDPLFEIAGRGPSTNKNYYNCVVTKEDVIWRWWTISPRAVYRLSKPGQLIMSHEDFLDDSKLQNDLGMIFGRGALKYTKALCQGHFDYLERLPDSLLLQIVNYLELEDVGQLGRTSRRFRQLCGSEEFWEQAVRRCCKTVSPEVAALAREVGWRNIFFTNKLQLQKLIGRRRLRAEEEKAEHGKRPSETARSDLKAPAAVERTMEG